One Sagittula stellata E-37 genomic window carries:
- a CDS encoding flagellar biosynthetic protein FliR translates to MNSFAILQGLLGDTAWLSLAVFLRIAAVLAILPAFGEQVISVRVRLVLALLLTVVVTPAAAPLIELPPPSFGAFLRALATETISGLFLGIMLRTFVFAIQTAGAIAAQSTSLSQLLGQAGMDPLPAIGHILTMAGLALLMATGFHVNVAAFIVLSYDILPFMEFPNAASIAEAGRARVAQSFGLAFSLAAPFVILSVIYNLTLGAINKAMPQLMVAFVGAPVITFGAIATLLVSAPFMLSVWLTAVEGFLAAPFAR, encoded by the coding sequence GTGAACAGTTTTGCCATCCTGCAAGGGCTTCTCGGAGACACAGCCTGGTTGTCGCTTGCTGTCTTCCTGCGGATCGCGGCGGTCTTGGCCATCTTGCCCGCGTTCGGCGAGCAGGTGATATCCGTCCGGGTGCGTCTTGTCCTGGCGCTCCTGCTGACGGTGGTGGTGACGCCTGCCGCCGCGCCCCTGATCGAACTGCCGCCGCCATCTTTCGGTGCCTTTTTGCGTGCGCTGGCAACAGAGACGATATCCGGCCTGTTCCTCGGCATCATGTTGCGCACCTTTGTGTTCGCCATCCAGACTGCGGGCGCAATCGCGGCGCAATCCACGTCCCTGTCGCAACTGCTCGGTCAGGCGGGGATGGACCCGCTTCCGGCGATAGGTCACATCCTCACCATGGCCGGTCTTGCCCTGCTGATGGCGACGGGGTTTCACGTGAACGTTGCCGCCTTTATCGTGCTCTCCTACGACATTCTGCCCTTCATGGAATTCCCGAATGCCGCCTCCATCGCCGAGGCCGGAAGGGCGCGCGTGGCCCAGAGCTTTGGCCTGGCCTTCAGCCTTGCCGCGCCATTCGTGATCCTGTCGGTGATCTACAACCTGACGCTTGGCGCCATCAACAAGGCCATGCCGCAGCTCATGGTTGCCTTCGTGGGCGCGCCGGTGATCACCTTCGGCGCCATTGCCACCCTGCTTGTGTCGGCCCCCTTCATGCTGTCTGTCTGGCTGACGGCGGTCGAAGGGTTCCTTGCCGCTCCCTTTGCCCGGTGA
- a CDS encoding EscU/YscU/HrcU family type III secretion system export apparatus switch protein: protein MADQDEAAEKSHEPSQRKLDQARKKGEIPRSTDLLTAMSYLGMLVCGTAAGGYMLSQFAEVMLPLLEQPDRIAKGFFGGNAAPLAGSVMVAAISPVLPLLLVPGVFVLLTLFATRGFTFAGTKLQPKVSRINPIEGAKNKFGRRGLFEFFKSFVKLTIYSALLAVFLQHQLDSIVGTVFGTPAEAILLMTDLILRFLLVVVLIAVVIGGIDAFWQRMEHIRKNRMSQKELRDEMKDSEGDPHIKQHRRMRAQEMALNQMLPDVPDADVVIVNPTHYAIALKWSRMPGSAPVCVAKGTDHVAARIREVATDAGVPIHSDPPTARALFATTRIGDEIATEHYRPVAAAIRFAESMRAKAKRSYGK, encoded by the coding sequence ATGGCCGATCAGGACGAAGCCGCCGAAAAGAGCCATGAACCATCCCAGCGAAAGCTGGACCAGGCGCGCAAGAAAGGGGAAATTCCCCGGTCCACGGACCTTCTGACCGCCATGTCCTACCTCGGGATGCTGGTCTGCGGCACTGCCGCGGGCGGGTACATGCTGTCCCAGTTCGCCGAAGTCATGCTGCCGTTGCTGGAACAGCCCGACCGCATCGCCAAGGGGTTCTTTGGCGGAAACGCCGCGCCTCTGGCCGGGTCGGTCATGGTCGCGGCCATCTCGCCCGTGCTTCCCCTTCTGCTTGTGCCCGGAGTGTTTGTGCTTCTGACGCTTTTCGCGACCCGGGGTTTCACTTTTGCGGGCACGAAACTCCAGCCCAAGGTGTCTCGGATCAATCCGATCGAGGGTGCGAAGAACAAGTTCGGACGCCGCGGGCTGTTCGAATTCTTCAAGAGCTTTGTCAAACTGACGATCTATTCGGCCCTTCTCGCGGTTTTCCTTCAGCACCAACTCGACAGTATCGTCGGCACCGTCTTCGGCACCCCGGCCGAGGCCATCCTGCTCATGACGGACCTCATATTGCGCTTCCTTCTGGTCGTGGTCCTGATCGCCGTTGTCATAGGTGGCATCGACGCCTTCTGGCAGCGGATGGAACATATCCGGAAGAACCGCATGTCGCAGAAGGAATTGCGGGACGAGATGAAGGATTCGGAAGGCGATCCGCACATCAAGCAACACCGCAGGATGCGGGCTCAGGAAATGGCGCTGAACCAGATGCTGCCGGACGTGCCCGATGCCGATGTGGTGATCGTCAACCCGACGCATTACGCGATTGCCCTGAAGTGGAGCAGGATGCCCGGCTCCGCCCCGGTCTGCGTCGCCAAGGGCACCGACCATGTCGCCGCCCGGATCAGGGAGGTTGCGACCGATGCAGGTGTGCCGATCCACTCCGATCCGCCGACCGCTAGGGCGCTCTTTGCGACCACACGCATCGGTGATGAGATCGCAACCGAACATTACCGCCCGGTCGCCGCTGCCATCCGCTTCGCGGAAAGCATGCGCGCAAAGGCCAAACGGAGCTACGGAAAATGA
- a CDS encoding flagellar basal body-associated FliL family protein, with product MIKKLLPILLALIGTGAGIGAGIMLKPAPPPEEEVAAVDCIAPEGAVSHGTVEDASEHGAEPVTNEYVKLTNQFIVPVMSEERVQALVVASLSVEVTQGMTETVYAREPKLRDVFLQILFDHANIGGFDGSFTAGQRMDILRSALLDGARSVLGPEARDVLITEIARQDA from the coding sequence ATGATCAAGAAACTCCTTCCCATCCTCCTTGCCCTGATCGGGACCGGCGCCGGGATCGGCGCCGGCATCATGCTCAAGCCCGCCCCCCCGCCAGAAGAGGAGGTCGCGGCAGTGGACTGCATCGCACCGGAGGGCGCAGTCTCGCATGGCACGGTCGAAGATGCCTCTGAACACGGGGCCGAACCGGTCACGAACGAATACGTCAAACTGACCAACCAGTTCATCGTACCGGTCATGAGCGAAGAGCGGGTGCAGGCGCTGGTCGTCGCATCCCTCAGCGTCGAGGTGACACAAGGCATGACCGAAACCGTCTATGCGCGTGAACCGAAGCTGCGGGACGTCTTCCTGCAGATCCTGTTCGATCACGCCAACATCGGCGGGTTCGACGGCTCGTTCACGGCCGGACAGCGCATGGACATCCTCCGCAGTGCATTGCTCGACGGAGCGAGATCCGTTCTGGGACCCGAGGCGCGCGACGTCCTGATCACTGAAATCGCACGCCAGGACGCCTGA
- the flgH gene encoding flagellar basal body L-ring protein FlgH, whose product MLRVTFLIALVATASACARMNHIGKAPDFTPQTESTERVAMVASGIPEAAPPGRASDGASLWSAGQASLLGDRRAMKRGDILTVVILIDDSAEIQNSTSRSRNGSESLAIPDLFGVPERINQGITDGASLDSAVDLNSSASSGGDGSVRRSESLTLRIAATVVDVLPNGILSIEGSQEVRVNFELRELLVSGYVRPEDISRQNEITYDKIASARISYGGRGQITDVQQPRIGQQVLDAILPF is encoded by the coding sequence ATGCTGCGCGTCACGTTTCTGATTGCGCTGGTCGCGACCGCCTCGGCCTGCGCACGCATGAACCATATCGGCAAGGCGCCCGATTTCACGCCCCAGACGGAAAGTACGGAACGGGTCGCGATGGTTGCCTCCGGCATTCCCGAAGCAGCGCCCCCGGGGCGCGCCAGCGACGGCGCTTCGCTTTGGAGCGCGGGGCAGGCCTCCCTTCTGGGGGACCGGCGCGCCATGAAACGTGGCGACATCCTGACAGTCGTGATCCTGATCGACGACAGTGCAGAGATACAGAACAGCACGTCGCGGTCGCGAAACGGCTCTGAATCGCTTGCGATTCCGGATCTCTTCGGCGTGCCGGAACGGATCAACCAGGGGATTACGGACGGTGCCAGTCTGGACAGTGCTGTAGATCTGAACAGCAGCGCGTCGTCAGGCGGGGACGGATCGGTCCGCCGCAGCGAAAGCCTGACGTTGCGCATCGCTGCCACGGTCGTCGACGTGCTGCCCAACGGCATCCTTTCGATCGAGGGCAGCCAGGAGGTGCGCGTGAATTTCGAGCTGCGGGAGTTGCTGGTCTCGGGGTACGTCCGACCCGAGGACATCTCTCGCCAGAACGAGATCACCTACGACAAGATTGCATCTGCACGGATCTCCTACGGCGGACGCGGTCAGATCACCGACGTCCAGCAACCGAGGATCGGCCAGCAGGTGCTGGACGCCATCCTGCCGTTCTGA
- the flgA gene encoding flagellar basal body P-ring formation chaperone FlgA: MRLALALLCSLAGGAQAETVVATQTIRPQQIISPDAVRMDQATISGAYVSLDDVIGQESRYVIYPGRPLMIGAVGEPALVDRNQIVELIYAHGGLRILAEGRALDRGAEGERIRVMNSDSRTVLFGTIQPDGSVLVKK; encoded by the coding sequence ATGCGCCTCGCGCTTGCCCTCCTGTGTTCACTGGCCGGCGGCGCGCAGGCGGAGACGGTCGTTGCCACACAGACGATCCGCCCGCAGCAGATCATTTCTCCGGACGCGGTTCGAATGGATCAGGCCACGATATCAGGTGCTTATGTCTCGCTCGACGATGTGATCGGACAGGAATCCCGGTACGTGATCTATCCTGGCCGCCCACTGATGATTGGCGCGGTCGGAGAACCGGCTTTGGTGGACCGCAATCAGATTGTCGAACTGATCTATGCACACGGCGGTCTGAGAATTCTGGCAGAGGGTCGCGCATTGGATCGCGGTGCCGAGGGCGAGCGTATCCGCGTCATGAACAGCGACTCCCGAACGGTACTGTTCGGAACAATCCAGCCGGACGGATCCGTCCTGGTGAAAAAGTGA
- the flgG gene encoding flagellar basal-body rod protein FlgG, producing MRALKIAATGMSAQQMRVEVISNNLSNMSTTGYNARRAEFADLHYQQMARAGTVNASNGTVLPTGIQLGLGVRPAAVSVQLSQGALSATGGDLDVAIEGNGYLEVTLPSGQAAYTRDGGLKRTGEGLIVTSDGHPVAPEITIPDDARRISINADGEVYAYFAGQAQAQLLGQFTLAGFANAKGLEAIGSNLFVETEASGPAIQSTPGQDGLGTLRQGYLEDSSVDAVKEITDLIEAQRGYELNSKVISAADQMLGATAQVR from the coding sequence ATGCGCGCCCTGAAAATCGCCGCAACCGGCATGAGTGCCCAGCAAATGCGGGTCGAAGTCATCTCCAACAACCTCTCGAACATGAGCACGACGGGTTACAATGCCCGCCGGGCCGAGTTTGCCGACCTACACTACCAGCAGATGGCCCGGGCCGGGACCGTCAACGCCTCCAACGGGACAGTCCTGCCGACCGGAATCCAGTTGGGTCTTGGAGTGCGGCCCGCAGCCGTGTCGGTGCAATTGTCCCAAGGCGCCTTGTCTGCCACGGGCGGCGATCTGGATGTCGCGATCGAGGGCAACGGCTATCTCGAAGTCACGCTACCGTCGGGTCAGGCTGCCTACACCCGCGACGGCGGGCTGAAACGCACCGGCGAAGGCCTGATCGTGACGTCCGACGGACACCCTGTGGCGCCGGAAATCACGATCCCCGACGACGCGCGCCGCATTTCCATCAATGCCGACGGCGAGGTCTACGCTTATTTCGCCGGGCAGGCACAGGCGCAGCTTCTGGGTCAGTTCACCCTGGCGGGGTTCGCGAATGCCAAGGGTCTGGAAGCGATCGGTTCGAACCTCTTCGTCGAGACCGAGGCTTCAGGCCCGGCGATCCAGTCCACGCCCGGTCAGGACGGACTTGGCACGCTGCGACAGGGCTACCTTGAAGACAGCTCGGTCGATGCCGTCAAGGAAATCACCGACCTGATCGAGGCGCAGCGCGGCTACGAACTGAACTCCAAGGTGATTTCGGCAGCCGACCAGATGCTTGGCGCGACGGCACAGGTGCGTTGA
- a CDS encoding flagellar hook-basal body complex protein: METAGYIALSRQSSLLREMQVIANNIANANTTGFRQEGMIFSEYLSEGDRLDSVSMAAGRIHKTSFAQGELEPTGSAYDLAIEGEGFFLVGTPNGERLTRAGAFSPSAEGLLVTPDGNPVLDGGGAPIFVPPDATDLAIAQDGTLSTGGRPIGQIGVVRPVDELAMVREGSQLFDATAGFEPVDNPRVMQGFTEASNVDTVLQLARMVEVQRAYELGQSFSEREDERIRDAIKAFMK; this comes from the coding sequence ATGGAAACCGCCGGTTACATCGCGCTAAGCCGCCAATCGAGCCTGCTGCGTGAAATGCAGGTCATCGCGAACAACATCGCCAACGCCAACACAACGGGTTTCCGGCAGGAGGGCATGATCTTCTCCGAGTACCTGTCTGAAGGGGACCGGCTGGATTCGGTCTCCATGGCGGCGGGACGTATTCACAAGACGTCCTTTGCGCAGGGCGAACTGGAACCCACGGGCAGTGCCTACGATCTTGCCATAGAAGGCGAAGGGTTTTTCCTGGTCGGCACGCCAAATGGCGAACGTCTGACCCGGGCCGGGGCGTTTTCGCCCAGTGCCGAGGGGCTGCTGGTTACGCCGGACGGAAACCCCGTCCTGGACGGAGGCGGAGCACCGATCTTTGTGCCCCCCGATGCCACGGACCTGGCCATCGCGCAGGACGGCACGCTCAGCACGGGCGGACGCCCTATCGGACAGATCGGCGTGGTGCGGCCGGTCGATGAACTGGCGATGGTCCGCGAAGGATCGCAACTGTTCGACGCCACGGCCGGGTTCGAGCCTGTGGACAACCCACGTGTCATGCAGGGGTTCACCGAGGCCTCGAACGTCGACACGGTCCTGCAACTGGCCCGCATGGTCGAAGTCCAACGCGCTTACGAACTGGGCCAGAGCTTTTCCGAACGCGAAGACGAACGCATCAGAGATGCCATCAAGGCATTCATGAAATAG
- a CDS encoding flagellar biosynthetic protein FliQ, producing the protein MLNETVFFDTLRMGLWVAAVTSVPILAAALIAGVGIGLLQALTSIQEMTLTFVPKLLAIVAVFWMSMSFMTNTLVGFFQERILPIIAGG; encoded by the coding sequence GTGCTGAACGAAACCGTCTTCTTCGACACCCTGCGCATGGGCCTTTGGGTCGCGGCCGTCACATCGGTCCCGATCCTTGCCGCCGCATTGATCGCCGGTGTCGGAATCGGGCTTCTGCAGGCGCTGACCTCTATCCAGGAGATGACGCTGACCTTCGTGCCCAAGCTTCTCGCCATCGTGGCGGTATTCTGGATGTCCATGAGCTTCATGACCAACACGCTCGTGGGGTTCTTCCAGGAACGCATCTTACCGATCATCGCAGGAGGGTGA
- the fliE gene encoding flagellar hook-basal body complex protein FliE has translation MDVRSLYAAQKYAASRPAMEPDSADPTKMEADFARVTEDFVQQLRAAEETSQEAMTGDADPHALVEALAQSELAVETVVAVRDKVVEAYQEILRMPV, from the coding sequence ATGGACGTCCGTTCGCTCTATGCAGCCCAGAAATACGCCGCTTCGCGCCCCGCGATGGAGCCCGATTCCGCTGATCCGACCAAGATGGAGGCCGACTTTGCCCGGGTGACCGAAGATTTCGTCCAACAGCTCCGGGCGGCGGAGGAGACCTCTCAGGAAGCGATGACCGGCGATGCGGATCCGCACGCACTGGTCGAGGCGCTCGCCCAGTCGGAACTAGCCGTCGAGACCGTGGTGGCCGTCCGCGACAAGGTCGTCGAAGCCTACCAGGAAATCCTGCGGATGCCGGTCTGA
- the flgC gene encoding flagellar basal body rod protein FlgC has translation MSAFSDALSVTSGGLTSQAARLRVVSENIANVDTPGYRRKQLNFAVTRGDSSLARVEPGRMDLSRTPLEEVYDPSHPLADETGKYLGSNVDLMIELADAREAQRSYEANLKMFDQTRQMSSALLDLLRR, from the coding sequence ATGAGCGCTTTTTCAGACGCCCTGTCCGTCACCTCCGGCGGTCTGACGTCGCAAGCCGCACGGCTGCGCGTCGTGTCCGAGAATATCGCAAACGTCGATACGCCGGGTTACCGCAGGAAACAGCTCAACTTCGCCGTGACGAGAGGAGATTCATCGCTGGCGCGGGTAGAGCCAGGACGTATGGATCTGTCGCGTACACCTCTAGAAGAGGTCTACGACCCTTCGCATCCCCTGGCGGACGAGACCGGAAAGTACCTCGGATCGAACGTCGATTTGATGATCGAATTGGCCGACGCGCGCGAAGCACAGCGGTCGTACGAGGCCAACCTCAAGATGTTCGACCAGACGCGCCAGATGTCGAGTGCGCTTCTCGACCTGCTGCGCCGTTAA